Within Microbacterium oryzae, the genomic segment ACGGACATCCGGACGCGTCTGCCGATTGTCGTCGTCACGTCGTCCCCTCCCGGTGAGGGCGTGCGCCCTGTCGCACCGAAGGTAGCGAACGCGAGCCGTGTTGCCCAGGCCGGCGGCGTCTCGGCCCGGGAATGACGAAACCCCCGGGAGCACCGGGGGTTTCCATGGTGGGCGATACCAGACTCGAACTGATGACCTCTTCCGTGTGAAGGAAGCGCGCTACCAACTGCGCCAATCGCCCAGGCTGTGAAGTTGTCGGCCTTGCGGCACAGATGACGAGCATACCCGATGCGGAAGGGCCTGACGAACCGGGGGAGAGGGCCGAGCGTGTCGTGCGCGAGCTCGGTGCGGTGACACGCCCGGATCTGAGCCGCGGTTTGGACGCCTGCCGAACCTGGGCTAATGTAGTGCAAGTGCCCGGGGCAAGCAGCCGGGAACGAAATGCGGATGTAGCGCAGTGGTAGCGCATCACCTTGCCAAGGTGAGGGTCGCGAGTTCGAATCTCGTCATCCGCTCGAGTGCAGGGATCTCCTCGGAGGTCTCGGCATGCGGGTTCGAAACCCCCGCGGTGGCGTGGCCGAGAGGCGAGGCACCGGCCTGCAAAGCCGTTTACACGGGTTCGAATCCCGTCGCCACCTCCACTCCCGGCTCAGGCCGGAGCAATATGGGCGATTGGCGCAGCGGTAGCGCGCTTCCCTGACACGGAAGAGGTCACTGGTTCGATCCCAGTATCGCCCACCAGAGAAACCCCCGGCTTGCCGGGGGTTTCGCAACGTCCGGGACTCGTCCCGGCATGCGGATGTAGCGCAGTGGTAGCGCATCACCTTGCCAAGGTGAGGGTCGCGAGTTCGAATCTCGTCATCCGCTCTCTCGAAGGGCCTCCTCGCGGAGGCCTTTCTTTCGTTCCCGCGCGTGGAGGAGCGCCGCGGTGGCGCCGGCGGTGTGCGCCTCCCCGTCCGACGATGTCGTCTCATCCTCGCGACACGGTATTCGGCGACATTCCGTGTCGGTTCGGCGAGGCGACATCATCTGACCGTCGGGGCCACCGCCATCCGCTCGCACGCGGCCGCCCGGATGCCCCGCACGCGGCCCCCGGGTCCGCGGAACTAGGATGGTGCGGTGACCTCCGGATTCGACCTGTACCCCGAGAAGAATGTCGTCGCGATGCGCGTCGACGGTGAGCTGAAGGACCTCGCGGCGGAGGTCCCGGACACGGCGACGACGGAGCCGGTGACGATCGACAGCCCCGACGGGCTGAACGTCCTGCGCCACTCGACCGCGCACGTGCTCGCGCAGGCGGTGCAGAAGATCAACCCAGCCGCGAAGCTCGGCATCGGCCCGTTCATCACCGATGGCTTCTACTACGACTTCGACGTCGCCGAGCCCTTCACACCTGACGACCTCAAGGCGATCAAGAAGGAGATGCAGCGCATCGTCAAGGAGGGCCAGCGGTTCGTCCGCCGCGCCGTCTCCGACGACGAGGCGCGCGCCGAGCTCCGCGACGAGCCGTACAAGCTCGAGCTGATCGGCCTCAAGGGCGGGCAGAAGGAAGCCGCCGAGGGCGCGAGCGTCGAGGTCGGCGCCGGCGAGCTCACCATCTACGACAACGTCGACCCCAAGACGGGTGAGACGCAGTGGAAGGACCTCTGCCGCGGCCCGCACGTGCCGACCACGCGCCTGCTCGGCAACGGGTGGGACATCGTCCGCATCGCGGGCGCGTACTGGCGCGGCAGCGAGAAGAACCCGCAGCTGCAGCGCATCTACGGCACCGCGTGGCCGACGAAGGACGACCTCAAGGCGTACCAGGACCGGCTCGCCGAGGCCGCGCGCCGCGACCACCGCAAGCTCGGCCGCGAACTCGACCTCTTCTCCTTCCCCGACGAGATCGGGTCCGGCCTGTCGGTGTGGCACCCCAGGGGGGCGATCGCGCGCGGCGAGATGGAGCAGCACGCGCGCCGCCGCCACATCGCCGAGGGCTACAGCTACGTCTACACGCCGCACATCACGAAGAAGGACCTCTTCGTGACGTCCAACCACCTCGTCACGTATGCGGATGGCATCTGGCCGCCGATCCGGATGGACGAGGAGCGCGACGAGGACGGCAACGTCACGAAGCAGGGCGTCGACTACTACCTCAAGCCGATGAACTGCCCGATGCACATCCTCATCTACAAGGAGCGCGCGCGCAGCTACCGCGACCTGCCCCTCCGCCTCGCGGAGAACGGCACGGTCTACCGCAACGAGCTCTCCGGCGCGCTGCACGGGCTCACGCGCGTGCGCGGCTTCACGCAGGACGACGCGCACCTCTTCGTCACGCCCGACCAGCTCGAGGCCGAGACGACCAAGGTGCTGGAGTTCGTGCTCTCGCTGCTGAAGGACTTCGGGCTGGAGGACTTCCGTCTCGAGCTGTCGATGCGCGACGACGAGAAGTCGAAGTGGATCGGGGAGGAGGACGTCTGGGAGACCGCGACCGACGCGCTGCGCCGCGTCGCGAAGTCCACCGGTCTGGAGCTGATCGAGGAGCCCGGCGAGGCGGCCTTCTACGGACCGAAGATCGACCTCAAGGTCACCGACGCCCTGGGCCGCTCGTGGCAGCTCTCGACGGTGCAGCTCGACTTCAACCTGCCCGAGCGCTTCGACCTCGAGTTCACCGCGGCCGACGGCACCAAGCAGCGCCCGATCATGATCCACCGCGCGCTGTTCGGCTCGATCGAGCGGTTCTTCGCCATCCTGCTCGAGCACTACGCGGGCGACTTCCCGCTGTGGCTGGCGCCGCAGCAGGTGGTGGGCGTGCCGGTGGCAGACGAGTTCGCGCCGTACCTCGACGAGGTCGTGCAGAAGCTCCGCGTCGCCGACGTGCGCGCCGAGGTCGACCACTCCGACGACCGCATGCAGAAGAAGATCCGCACGCACACCACGGGCAAGGTGCCGCTCCTCCTCATCGCGGGCGAGCAGGACCGCTCCGCCGGCACCGTCTCCTTCCGCTTCCGCGACGGCTCGCAGCGCAACGGCGTGCCGGTCGACGAGGCCGTGGCGCTCGTCACGCGCGCGATCGCCGAGAAGCGCCTCGTGCTGACCGACGAGGACCTCTGAGCATGACGACGGAGCACGAGGCGCGCGAGGAGTTCGCGCGCCTCGAGCCCGCGTCGGACTTCGCGGCCTCCTCCGACGCGTTCCAGCGTCTCTGGACGCCCCACCGGATGGCGTACATCAACGCGGGCGCGGACGCGAACCGGGGGACCGGCTGCCCGTTCTGCGCGGCGCCGGACAAGAGCGACGAGGATGGCCTCATCGTCCACCGAGGCGAGCACGCCTTCGTGCTCCTCAACCTCTTCCCGTACAACTCCGGGCACATGCTGGTGTGCCCGTACCGCCACATCGGTCTGTACGACCAGGCGGACCCGCACGAGACGGCGGAGATCGCCTACCTCACGCAGACCGCGATGCGGGTGCTGCGGACGGTGTCGCGCTGCGACGGGTTCAACATCGGCATGAACCAGGGCCACGTCGCCGGTGCGGGCGTGGAGGAGCACCTGCATCAGCACATCGTGCCGCGGTGGACGAGCGACGCGAACTTCTTCCCGATCATCGCCAAGACGAAGGCCCTGCCGCAGCTCCTCGGCGAGGTCCGCGCGGCCATCGCCGACGCCTGGCCCGCCGCCTGAGGGGTGCGACGTCAGCCGCGCTGGGCGCAGGCGGCCGCGAGATCGGCCGCCAGCGTCTCCGCGTTGGCGTCGTCGAGGCCGTGCACGGTGAGACGCAGGTGATGCGAGGCCGCACCCCCTCGCGACAGCGCGAAGTCGTCGCCGGTCCGCGCGAGCCATCCGCGGCGCATGAGCCGCTCCGACACCGTGCGAGCAGGCAGCGGCAGCCGCACCCAGAGGCTCAGCCCGTCGAGCGGCGCGGTGTCGATGCCGTGCCGCCGCAGTCGCTCGGCGAATGACCGATTCCGCTCGGCGTAGTGCTCGCCGGCGCGCTCGATGGTGTCGAGGGCGGCGGAGTCGGTCAGCAGCGCGAGGGCGAGCCGCTGCAGCAGGTGGCTCACCCAGGTCGTCCCGGGGCTCAGCCGCATCGCCAACCGCTCGGCCGTCTCCGCATCGGAGGCGGTGACCGCGAGGCACATGTCCGGGCCCAGGAACTTCGACACCGACCGCACCAGCGCCCAGCGGCGATGCTCCGGGCCGATGATCGAGTGGTACGGATGGCGCGAGAGCAGCGAGAAGTGGTCATCCTCGATCACGAGGACGTACGGGTGCTCCGCCAGGATGGCCCGGAGCTCCGCCGCGCGGCGGGCTGAGAGGCTCGCGCCGGTCGGGTTCTGCGCGCGCGGGGTGCAGACCACGGCGCGCACCCCCTCCGCGAGGGCCGCGCGCAGGCCGTCCGGCGTCATCCCCTCCTCATCGACGGGCACGGCGACAGGGCGGTAGCCGGCGAGGCGCACGGTCCGGATCGTCGCGAGGAAGCAGGGGTCCTCGACCGCGACCGCGTCGTCCCGTGTGAGGGCCTGGGCCAGCAGGCGCTCGACAGCATCGAACGCCCCGCTCGTGACGGTGAGGCGCATCTCGTCGGGTGAGGCGACGTCGTCGCCCAGCCAGGCGCGGGCGCGCTCGGCGAGGCCGGCGTCGATGACGGGCTCGCCGTAGAGCACGGGGCGGCCGGCGAGGGCGGTGAGGGCGGCCGACATGTCGGGGATGAGCCGCGGATCGGGATTGCCGGTGCCGACGTCGCGGAGCACGCTGTCGGCGGCGAACCCGTCCTGCGCGAGCGTCGCGCGGTCGGCGACGTGCGTGCCGGCACGGCCGAGGGTCACCACGAGGCCGGCCTGCGCGAGCTGCCGGTAGGCGGCGACGGCGGTGTTGCGGTTCACCCCGAGGCTCTCCGCGAGCGCGCGCACCGAGGGAAGGGCGGCACCGGGCGCGAGGGCGCCCCGCTCGATGAGCCCGCGCACGCTCTCGGCGATCTCGGCCGCCGAATGGCCCGTGATCGCGGGGGAGGAGTCGCCGTGTTGCATCGACACGATCCTACGGCCCATCCCGTGCTAACTTTTGGCCTAGGACAATAACCGCGGCTGTCACAGCCGTGGGCGAGGCGACGGAGGACATCCATGACCGGGACGACGAAGGGAACGGCGCGCGTGAAGCGCGGGCTGGCCGAGATGCTGAAGGGCGGCGTCATCATGGATGTCGTCACCGCCGAGCAGGCGCGCATCGCCGAGGACGCGGGCGCCGTCGCGGTCATGGCGCTCGAGCGGGTGCCCGCCGACATCCGCGCGCAGGGCGGCGTCGCTCGCATGACGGATCTCGACCTCATCGACGAGATCCGGGCCGCGGTGTCCATCCCGGTGATGGCGAAGGCGCGCATCGGCCACTTCGTCGAGGCGCAGGTGCTGCAGGAGCTCGGCGTCGACTACATCGACGAGTCCGAGGTGCTCTCGCCCGCCGACTACGTCAACCACGTCGACAAGTGGCCCTTCACGGTGCCGTTCGTGTGCGGTGCGACTCACCTCGGCGAGGCGCTCCGCCGCATCACGGAGGGCGCGGCGATGATCCGCTCGAAGGGCGAGGCCGGCACGGGCGACGTCTCGGAGGCGACCAAGCACATCCGTCGCATCACGAGCGACATCAACGTGCTGCGCTCGAAGACGAAGGACGAGCTGTACGTCGCGGCCAAGGAGCTGCAGGCGCCGTACGAGCTCGTCGTCGAGGTCGCGGAGACGGGCAAGCTCCCCGTCGTGCTCTTCACAGCGGGGGGCGTGGCCACGCCGGCGGACGCCGCGCTCATGATGCAGCTCGGCGCCGACGGCGTCTTCGTCGGCTCGGGCATCTTCCGCTCGGGCGACCCGGTGAAGCGGGCGGCCGCGATCGTGCGCGCGACGGCCTTCTACGACGATCCGAAGGCCATCGCCGACGCCTCGCGCGGCCTCGGCGAGGCCATGGTCGGCATCAACGTCGCCGACATCCCCGCCCCGCATCGGCTCGCCGAGCGCGGCTGGTGAGTGCGGCCCCGCGGGTCGGCGTCCTCGCGCTGCAGGGCGACGTCCGCGAGCATGTTGCGGTGCTCGAGCACCTGGGTGCGCGCGTGACGCGGGTGCGGCGGGCGAGCGAGCTCGCCGCGGTGGATGGCCTCGTGCTGCCGGGTGGCGAGTCGAGCGTCATCGACAAGCTCTCGCGCGTCTTCGGGCTGCGGGAGCCGCTCGTCGCCGCCCTCGCGAGCGGCCTCCCCGCCTACGGGACGTGCGCCGGGCTCATCCTGCTCGCCGACCGACTCGAAGACGGCATCGCGGGCCAGCAGACCCTCGGCGGCCTCGACGTCACCGTGCGCAGGAACGCGTTCGGCACGCAGGGCGACTCGTTCGAGACCGCGCTGGCCGTGCCGGCGCTCGGCGATCCCGGCGTCCGCGCCACGTTCATCCGCGCCCCCGTCGTGACCGAGGTCGGCGCGCGGGCGACGCCGCTGGCGGCCCTCGCCGACGGCCGCGTGGTCGCTGTCGAGCAGGGCGCCCTCCTCGGCTCGGCCTTCCACCCCGAGGTGACGGGGGAGGACCGCTTCCACCGCCGCTTCCTCGACCACGTGCGAGCGGCGGCGTAGGGCACTGACGCAGCGGTGTCCCGGGCCTCCCGCCCGGGACACGCCCGCTCAGCGCAGCTGACGGACCTCGAACTCGAGGCGCGGATTCGCGAAGTGCTCCTGCGACTGCACGAGCTGCAGCTCGCGGTCGCCCACCGCGTACGTCTGCTCGAGGAGGCCGAACACGCTCGAGGCGGTGCGCGCGAGCGCGTCGGGCGCCGAGCCCGTGGCCACGTAGTGCGAGGTGAACAGGGCCGCCGTGACGTCACCGGATCCGTTGGCCTTCATCGGCAGGAACGGCGTCTGCACGACCCAGGCGCCCTCGTCGTCGACGACCATCATCTCGATGGTCCCCTCGGGCCGGTCGGGGCGCTCCACCGACGTCACCAGCACGGTCCGCGGCCCCATCGCGCGCGCGGCGTCGGCCGAGGCGATCGTGGACTCGAGGGTGTCGGGCGCGGTCCCCGTGAGGAACCCCAGCTCGAACTGGTTGGGCGTGATGATGTCGGCCACCGGCACGACGCGCTCGCGGAGCAGATCGGGGATGGCGGGAGCCACGAAGCAGCCCGACTTCGCGTTGCCCATGACGGGGTCGCAGGCGTAGACGGCGGCGGGATTCGCGTGCTTGACGCGGGCGACGGCGTCGATGATGACGTCGGCGATGCCCTCGCTGCCCTGATAGCCCGAGAGCACCGCGTCGAGGGTCGGGAACGCGCCGCGCTCCTCCACGCCGGTGATGACCTCGGCCACGTCGCTCGGCGGGATGAGCGGCCCGCGCCACGCGCCGTAGCCGGTGTGATTGGAGAAGTTGACGGTGTAGACCGGCAGCACCTCGACTCCGATGCGCTGCATCGGGAAGACGGCGGCGGAGTTGCCGGCGTGTCCGTACGCGACGGCGGACTGGATCGAGAGGATCTTCATCCTGCGATCCTCTCATTCGTCGCCGACCGCCGCGCTCGCGTGGTGGAATGGCGGCATGGGGGCGATCGCGGCGCGTCGGCGCATCATCTGGGTGGCGGTGGCGATCCTCGTGATCGCGGCCGCCGTGGTCACGGGGTTCCTCGTCTCGGGAGCGCGCGAGCAGCAGGCGCTGCCGACGCCGACTCCCACGCGCACGCCCTCCGCGACCCCGTCGTCCACCCCGACCCCCTCGCCCACGCCCGAGGGCCATCCGGAGAACACGAAGGCCTACGACCTCGCGGCGCTCCAGGTCGTCGAGGTGTTCGAGGTGAACCCGGCCCTCCCCGTCGACGACGACCCCGACGGCGACACCGAGCCGCTCACGGCGCAGCCGCTGGCGGAGGGCGCGCCGGTCTTCGCGGATCCGACCGGCGAGCCGGTGGCGTATCTGCCGCGCACGCAGCACTTCGAGGGCACGGTCGTCCCGGTGATCGAGCGCGAGGAGCACTGGGTGCGCGTGCTGCTCGTCGGGCGGCAGGCCATCCCTTCGCAGGGCGACCCCGGCCAGGTCACCGGCTGGCTGCGGATGGCCGATGTCGAACTGGCGGCGAATCCCCACCGTGTCGAGGTGGATCTTTCGGACCGCACGATCGACATCGTCACGGACGGTGCGTCCGAGCGGGTCGCGAGCGACTTCGCCTCCGGGGCGGCCGCCACGCCCACCCCGCGCGGGCGCTCGTTCGTGATGACCACGCGCACGGCGTCGCTCGGGTACACGCGCGGGCTGCCGCTCGTGTACCTGTCCGCGCAGTCGCCGGTGCTCGACGGCTTCGACGGCCAGAGC encodes:
- the thrS gene encoding threonine--tRNA ligase, with the translated sequence MRVDGELKDLAAEVPDTATTEPVTIDSPDGLNVLRHSTAHVLAQAVQKINPAAKLGIGPFITDGFYYDFDVAEPFTPDDLKAIKKEMQRIVKEGQRFVRRAVSDDEARAELRDEPYKLELIGLKGGQKEAAEGASVEVGAGELTIYDNVDPKTGETQWKDLCRGPHVPTTRLLGNGWDIVRIAGAYWRGSEKNPQLQRIYGTAWPTKDDLKAYQDRLAEAARRDHRKLGRELDLFSFPDEIGSGLSVWHPRGAIARGEMEQHARRRHIAEGYSYVYTPHITKKDLFVTSNHLVTYADGIWPPIRMDEERDEDGNVTKQGVDYYLKPMNCPMHILIYKERARSYRDLPLRLAENGTVYRNELSGALHGLTRVRGFTQDDAHLFVTPDQLEAETTKVLEFVLSLLKDFGLEDFRLELSMRDDEKSKWIGEEDVWETATDALRRVAKSTGLELIEEPGEAAFYGPKIDLKVTDALGRSWQLSTVQLDFNLPERFDLEFTAADGTKQRPIMIHRALFGSIERFFAILLEHYAGDFPLWLAPQQVVGVPVADEFAPYLDEVVQKLRVADVRAEVDHSDDRMQKKIRTHTTGKVPLLLIAGEQDRSAGTVSFRFRDGSQRNGVPVDEAVALVTRAIAEKRLVLTDEDL
- a CDS encoding HIT family protein, encoding MTTEHEAREEFARLEPASDFAASSDAFQRLWTPHRMAYINAGADANRGTGCPFCAAPDKSDEDGLIVHRGEHAFVLLNLFPYNSGHMLVCPYRHIGLYDQADPHETAEIAYLTQTAMRVLRTVSRCDGFNIGMNQGHVAGAGVEEHLHQHIVPRWTSDANFFPIIAKTKALPQLLGEVRAAIADAWPAA
- a CDS encoding aminotransferase class I/II-fold pyridoxal phosphate-dependent enzyme; amino-acid sequence: MQHGDSSPAITGHSAAEIAESVRGLIERGALAPGAALPSVRALAESLGVNRNTAVAAYRQLAQAGLVVTLGRAGTHVADRATLAQDGFAADSVLRDVGTGNPDPRLIPDMSAALTALAGRPVLYGEPVIDAGLAERARAWLGDDVASPDEMRLTVTSGAFDAVERLLAQALTRDDAVAVEDPCFLATIRTVRLAGYRPVAVPVDEEGMTPDGLRAALAEGVRAVVCTPRAQNPTGASLSARRAAELRAILAEHPYVLVIEDDHFSLLSRHPYHSIIGPEHRRWALVRSVSKFLGPDMCLAVTASDAETAERLAMRLSPGTTWVSHLLQRLALALLTDSAALDTIERAGEHYAERNRSFAERLRRHGIDTAPLDGLSLWVRLPLPARTVSERLMRRGWLARTGDDFALSRGGAASHHLRLTVHGLDDANAETLAADLAAACAQRG
- the pdxS gene encoding pyridoxal 5'-phosphate synthase lyase subunit PdxS translates to MTGTTKGTARVKRGLAEMLKGGVIMDVVTAEQARIAEDAGAVAVMALERVPADIRAQGGVARMTDLDLIDEIRAAVSIPVMAKARIGHFVEAQVLQELGVDYIDESEVLSPADYVNHVDKWPFTVPFVCGATHLGEALRRITEGAAMIRSKGEAGTGDVSEATKHIRRITSDINVLRSKTKDELYVAAKELQAPYELVVEVAETGKLPVVLFTAGGVATPADAALMMQLGADGVFVGSGIFRSGDPVKRAAAIVRATAFYDDPKAIADASRGLGEAMVGINVADIPAPHRLAERGW
- the pdxT gene encoding pyridoxal 5'-phosphate synthase glutaminase subunit PdxT, encoding MVSAAPRVGVLALQGDVREHVAVLEHLGARVTRVRRASELAAVDGLVLPGGESSVIDKLSRVFGLREPLVAALASGLPAYGTCAGLILLADRLEDGIAGQQTLGGLDVTVRRNAFGTQGDSFETALAVPALGDPGVRATFIRAPVVTEVGARATPLAALADGRVVAVEQGALLGSAFHPEVTGEDRFHRRFLDHVRAAA
- the pdxY gene encoding pyridoxal kinase PdxY — encoded protein: MKILSIQSAVAYGHAGNSAAVFPMQRIGVEVLPVYTVNFSNHTGYGAWRGPLIPPSDVAEVITGVEERGAFPTLDAVLSGYQGSEGIADVIIDAVARVKHANPAAVYACDPVMGNAKSGCFVAPAIPDLLRERVVPVADIITPNQFELGFLTGTAPDTLESTIASADAARAMGPRTVLVTSVERPDRPEGTIEMMVVDDEGAWVVQTPFLPMKANGSGDVTAALFTSHYVATGSAPDALARTASSVFGLLEQTYAVGDRELQLVQSQEHFANPRLEFEVRQLR
- a CDS encoding L,D-transpeptidase, encoding MGAIAARRRIIWVAVAILVIAAAVVTGFLVSGAREQQALPTPTPTRTPSATPSSTPTPSPTPEGHPENTKAYDLAALQVVEVFEVNPALPVDDDPDGDTEPLTAQPLAEGAPVFADPTGEPVAYLPRTQHFEGTVVPVIEREEHWVRVLLVGRQAIPSQGDPGQVTGWLRMADVELAANPHRVEVDLSDRTIDIVTDGASERVASDFASGAAATPTPRGRSFVMTTRTASLGYTRGLPLVYLSAQSPVLDGFDGQSVAVTAFHYHDAHSGEISNGCIRLDESAIARLAELPEGTPVYIRD